From one Chanodichthys erythropterus isolate Z2021 chromosome 3, ASM2448905v1, whole genome shotgun sequence genomic stretch:
- the LOC137016990 gene encoding nuclear factor 7, ovary-like, with translation MCESFLKERSERSSSGSEEICSLHNEKLILFCLEDKQPVCLVCKDSHKHDNHKFRPISEVVSSHKEELNTALESLQEKLQHNEEMKGEFEETVQHIKSQAEHTERQIKQQFEKLHQFLRDEEEATITALREEEEQKKQMMKEKLEEMNRHISALSHTIKDMEEMMKASDVCFLKEFPVSMERVQSSQPDPQMASGALIDVPRYLGNLPFRVWKKMQDIVQNTPVILDPNTANLRLVLSDDLTSVRYSRNKQPLPDNPERFDRYPCVLGSEGFNSGTHCWDIEVKESPDWILGVTTASNQRKGCDFFNTDVWSVDYDVEGLDEPCGYRVKQNLDHVRVNLDYDGGTVSFSDPVTNTHLHTFTTTFTDTLFPFFSCSHSLRILPLNRQ, from the exons ATGTGTGAGTCATTCCTGAAGGAGAGAAGTGAGAGGAGTTCATCAGGATCTGAGGAGATCTGCAGTTTACACAATGAGAAACTCATACTCTTCTGTCTGGAGGACAAACAGCCTGTGTGTTTAGTGTGCAAAGATTCTCATAAACATGACAATCATAAATTCAGACCCATCAGTGAAGTGGTTTCATCACATAAG GAGGAGCTCAATACAGCACTGGAGTCCTTACAAGAGAAACTTCAACACAATGAAGAAATGAAAGGAGAGTTTGAGGAAACAGTTCAACACATCAAA TCTCAAGCTGAGCACACAGAGCGTCAGATTAAACAGCAGTTTGAGAAGCTTCATCAGTTTCTCAGAGATGAAGAAGAAGCTACAATCACTGCTCTGAGGGAGGAAGAGGAGCAGAAGAAGCAGATGATGAAGGAGAAGCTGGAGGAGATGAACAGACACATCTCAGCTCTTTCACACACAATCAAAGACATGGAGGAGATGATGAAAGCCAGTGACGTCTGCTTTCTGAAG GAGTTTCCAGTCTCAATGGAAAG AGTCCAGAGCTCACAGCCGGATCCACAGATGGCTTCTGGAGCTTTGATTGATGTGCCACGTTACTTGGGCAACCTGCCGTTCAGAGTCTGGAAGAAGATGCAGGACATCGTCCAAAACA CTCCTGTGATTCTTGATCCAAATACTGCAAATCTACGTCTCGTCCTGTCTGATGATCTGACCAGTGTGAGATACAGCAGGAACAAACAACCTCTTCCTGATAATCCAGAGAGATTCGACCGTTATCCCTGTGTTCTGGGTTCAGAGGGGTTTAACTCAGGAACACACTGCTGGGATATAGAGGTTAAAGAGAGTCCAGACTGGATTCTTGGAGTAACTACAGCATCAAACCAGAGGAAGGGATGTGATTTCTTCAACACTGATGTTTGGAGTGTGGATTATGATGTGGAAGGACTGGATGAACCATGTGGTTATCGTGTTAAACAGAATCTTGATCATGTGAGAGTGAATCTGGACTATGATGGAGGAACGGTGTCATTCTCTGATCCTGTAACTAACACACatctacacacattcacaaccACCTTTACTGACACACTCTTTCCATTCTTCAGTTGTTCTCACTCTCTGAGGATCTTACCACTCAATCGTCAGTAA